A genome region from Coffea arabica cultivar ET-39 chromosome 7e, Coffea Arabica ET-39 HiFi, whole genome shotgun sequence includes the following:
- the LOC140004158 gene encoding AUGMIN subunit 4-like isoform X2, with the protein MGKGIAAQNLGADAIQLLNQLERHCLAPDGSLISKSTHYDLQLAIYIEAIAMVEEYQQAVSVANFGGIRDVQGLYSQLGLKNPPQVYEALEHRMVVAEAAQKLRLPLISKDGEIHEEEIEKWSIMSRSSLDSTCTSVTISSSSNSTNYTNISALGTSAPASTMISGVVADASEPEVGGAPNRYLGITPAYLWQTQLQQLPLPMDMAEYQMSLAREIDSRLDIKSDKLIDAMVTGDIDSPTSGPNSTARLPERIKLIIEEIEREETAWREDLYSSDRKFAEYYNVLEQILGVLIKLVKEIKLQHQHKYDELHKTWLCKRCETMNAKLRVLEHVLLYDTYTPETIGALHKIRKYLVDSTDEASLAYNKAVTRLREYQGVDPHFDSIARQYHEIVKKLENLRWTIHQVEMDLNRSI; encoded by the exons ATGGGGAAGGGGATCGCAGCACAAAATCTAGGAGCAGACGCGATCCAGCTATTAAATCAGTTGGAGCGGCACTGCTTAGCTCCTGATGGTTCTCTCATTTCCAAATCCACTCACTACGACCTCCAACTC GCAATTTACATCGAGGCAATTGCAATGGTGGAAGAGTATCAGCAGGCGGTTTCAGTGGCTAATTTTGGGGGCATTCGCGATGTTCAGGGTCTTTACTCCCAGCTTGGCTTGAAGAATCCTCCTCAG GTTTACGAGGCTCTTGAGCATCGAATGGTTGTGGCAGAAGCTGCTCAGAAGCTGAGGCTTCCCCTGATATCCAAGGATGGCGAAATACACgaggaagaaattgaaaaatggagtATAATGTCAAGAAGCTCCCTTGATAGTACCTGTACCAGTGTCACAATTAGCTCAAGCTCAAATTCAactaattatacaaatatttcAGCACTTGGCACCTCTGCTCCTGCCAGCACTATGATCTCAGGGGTTGTCGCTGATGCATCAGAACCTGAAGTTGGTGGTGCTCCTAATCGATACCTCGGAATCACTCCTGCTTATTTGTGGCAAACTCAACTTCAGCAACTTCCATTACCTATG GATATGGCAGAATACCAGATGTCACTTGCCCGTGAGATTGACAGTCGACTAGACATTAAGTCTGATAAGTTAATAGATGCTATGGTTACAGGTGACATCG ATTCACCAACCAGTGGTCCAAATTCAACTGCTAGGCTCCCAGAAAG GATAAAGTTGATTATTGAGGAGATTGAGAGAGAAGAAACAGCATGGAGGGAGGATCTATATTCATCTGACAGAAAGTTTGCAGAATATTACAAT GTTTTGGAGCAGATACTAGGTGTGCTAATCAAGCTTGTTAAAGAAATTAAGTTGCAGCATCAACATAAATAT GATGAACTGCACAAAACTTGGCTTTGCAAAAGGTGTGAGACCATGAATGCCAAATTGAG AGTTCTAGAACACGTCCTGTTGTATGACACCTATACTCCAGAAACAATTGGAGCACTTCACAAGATAAG GAAATATCTGGTTGATTCTACAGATGAAGCATCACTTGCGTATAATAAAGCG GTTACACGCCTTCGTGAATATCAAGGCGTTGATCCACACTTCGATTCCATAGCCAGACAATATCATGAGATAGTCAAG aaattggaaaatttgcgTTGGACCATTCACCAAGTGGAGATGGACCTTAACCGAAGCATCTGA
- the LOC140004158 gene encoding AUGMIN subunit 4-like isoform X4, giving the protein MGKGIAAQNLGADAIQLLNQLERHCLAPDGSLISKSTHYDLQLAREEMCKERQRSLEALAIYIEAIAMVEEYQQAVSVANFGGIRDVQGLYSQLGLKNPPQVYEALEHRMVVAEAAQKLRLPLISKDGEIHEEEIEKWSIMSRSSLDSTCTSVTISSSSNSTNYTNISALGTSAPASTMISGVVADASEPEVGGAPNRYLGITPAYLWQTQLQQLPLPMDMAEYQMSLAREIDSRLDIKSDKLIDAMVTGDIDSPTSGPNSTARLPERIKLIIEEIEREETAWREDLYSSDRKFAEYYNVLEQILGVLIKLVKEIKLQHQHKYDELHKTWLCKRCETMNAKLRK; this is encoded by the exons ATGGGGAAGGGGATCGCAGCACAAAATCTAGGAGCAGACGCGATCCAGCTATTAAATCAGTTGGAGCGGCACTGCTTAGCTCCTGATGGTTCTCTCATTTCCAAATCCACTCACTACGACCTCCAACTC GCGAGGGAGGAAATGTGCAAAGAACGACAGCGTTCTTTGGAAGCCTTG GCAATTTACATCGAGGCAATTGCAATGGTGGAAGAGTATCAGCAGGCGGTTTCAGTGGCTAATTTTGGGGGCATTCGCGATGTTCAGGGTCTTTACTCCCAGCTTGGCTTGAAGAATCCTCCTCAG GTTTACGAGGCTCTTGAGCATCGAATGGTTGTGGCAGAAGCTGCTCAGAAGCTGAGGCTTCCCCTGATATCCAAGGATGGCGAAATACACgaggaagaaattgaaaaatggagtATAATGTCAAGAAGCTCCCTTGATAGTACCTGTACCAGTGTCACAATTAGCTCAAGCTCAAATTCAactaattatacaaatatttcAGCACTTGGCACCTCTGCTCCTGCCAGCACTATGATCTCAGGGGTTGTCGCTGATGCATCAGAACCTGAAGTTGGTGGTGCTCCTAATCGATACCTCGGAATCACTCCTGCTTATTTGTGGCAAACTCAACTTCAGCAACTTCCATTACCTATG GATATGGCAGAATACCAGATGTCACTTGCCCGTGAGATTGACAGTCGACTAGACATTAAGTCTGATAAGTTAATAGATGCTATGGTTACAGGTGACATCG ATTCACCAACCAGTGGTCCAAATTCAACTGCTAGGCTCCCAGAAAG GATAAAGTTGATTATTGAGGAGATTGAGAGAGAAGAAACAGCATGGAGGGAGGATCTATATTCATCTGACAGAAAGTTTGCAGAATATTACAAT GTTTTGGAGCAGATACTAGGTGTGCTAATCAAGCTTGTTAAAGAAATTAAGTTGCAGCATCAACATAAATAT GATGAACTGCACAAAACTTGGCTTTGCAAAAGGTGTGAGACCATGAATGCCAAATTGAG AAAGTAA
- the LOC140004158 gene encoding AUGMIN subunit 4-like isoform X3 produces the protein MGKGIAAQNLGADAIQLLNQLERHCLAPDGSLISKSTHYDLQLAREEMCKERQRSLEALAIYIEAIAMVEEYQQAVSVANFGGIRDVQGLYSQLGLKNPPQVYEALEHRMVVAEAAQKLRLPLISKDGEIHEEEIEKWSIMSRSSLDSTCTSVTISSSSNSTNYTNISALGTSAPASTMISGVVADASEPEVGGAPNRYLGITPAYLWQTQLQQLPLPMDMAEYQMSLAREIDSRLDIKSDKLIDAMVTGDIDSPTSGPNSTARLPERIKLIIEEIEREETAWREDLYSSDRKFAEYYNVLEQILGVLIKLVKEIKLQHQHKYDELHKTWLCKRCETMNAKLRNTLSGGK, from the exons ATGGGGAAGGGGATCGCAGCACAAAATCTAGGAGCAGACGCGATCCAGCTATTAAATCAGTTGGAGCGGCACTGCTTAGCTCCTGATGGTTCTCTCATTTCCAAATCCACTCACTACGACCTCCAACTC GCGAGGGAGGAAATGTGCAAAGAACGACAGCGTTCTTTGGAAGCCTTG GCAATTTACATCGAGGCAATTGCAATGGTGGAAGAGTATCAGCAGGCGGTTTCAGTGGCTAATTTTGGGGGCATTCGCGATGTTCAGGGTCTTTACTCCCAGCTTGGCTTGAAGAATCCTCCTCAG GTTTACGAGGCTCTTGAGCATCGAATGGTTGTGGCAGAAGCTGCTCAGAAGCTGAGGCTTCCCCTGATATCCAAGGATGGCGAAATACACgaggaagaaattgaaaaatggagtATAATGTCAAGAAGCTCCCTTGATAGTACCTGTACCAGTGTCACAATTAGCTCAAGCTCAAATTCAactaattatacaaatatttcAGCACTTGGCACCTCTGCTCCTGCCAGCACTATGATCTCAGGGGTTGTCGCTGATGCATCAGAACCTGAAGTTGGTGGTGCTCCTAATCGATACCTCGGAATCACTCCTGCTTATTTGTGGCAAACTCAACTTCAGCAACTTCCATTACCTATG GATATGGCAGAATACCAGATGTCACTTGCCCGTGAGATTGACAGTCGACTAGACATTAAGTCTGATAAGTTAATAGATGCTATGGTTACAGGTGACATCG ATTCACCAACCAGTGGTCCAAATTCAACTGCTAGGCTCCCAGAAAG GATAAAGTTGATTATTGAGGAGATTGAGAGAGAAGAAACAGCATGGAGGGAGGATCTATATTCATCTGACAGAAAGTTTGCAGAATATTACAAT GTTTTGGAGCAGATACTAGGTGTGCTAATCAAGCTTGTTAAAGAAATTAAGTTGCAGCATCAACATAAATAT GATGAACTGCACAAAACTTGGCTTTGCAAAAGGTGTGAGACCATGAATGCCAAATTGAG GAATACTCTTTCTGGGGGCAAATAA
- the LOC140004158 gene encoding AUGMIN subunit 4-like isoform X1, with protein MGKGIAAQNLGADAIQLLNQLERHCLAPDGSLISKSTHYDLQLAREEMCKERQRSLEALAIYIEAIAMVEEYQQAVSVANFGGIRDVQGLYSQLGLKNPPQVYEALEHRMVVAEAAQKLRLPLISKDGEIHEEEIEKWSIMSRSSLDSTCTSVTISSSSNSTNYTNISALGTSAPASTMISGVVADASEPEVGGAPNRYLGITPAYLWQTQLQQLPLPMDMAEYQMSLAREIDSRLDIKSDKLIDAMVTGDIDSPTSGPNSTARLPERIKLIIEEIEREETAWREDLYSSDRKFAEYYNVLEQILGVLIKLVKEIKLQHQHKYDELHKTWLCKRCETMNAKLRVLEHVLLYDTYTPETIGALHKIRKYLVDSTDEASLAYNKAVTRLREYQGVDPHFDSIARQYHEIVKKLENLRWTIHQVEMDLNRSI; from the exons ATGGGGAAGGGGATCGCAGCACAAAATCTAGGAGCAGACGCGATCCAGCTATTAAATCAGTTGGAGCGGCACTGCTTAGCTCCTGATGGTTCTCTCATTTCCAAATCCACTCACTACGACCTCCAACTC GCGAGGGAGGAAATGTGCAAAGAACGACAGCGTTCTTTGGAAGCCTTG GCAATTTACATCGAGGCAATTGCAATGGTGGAAGAGTATCAGCAGGCGGTTTCAGTGGCTAATTTTGGGGGCATTCGCGATGTTCAGGGTCTTTACTCCCAGCTTGGCTTGAAGAATCCTCCTCAG GTTTACGAGGCTCTTGAGCATCGAATGGTTGTGGCAGAAGCTGCTCAGAAGCTGAGGCTTCCCCTGATATCCAAGGATGGCGAAATACACgaggaagaaattgaaaaatggagtATAATGTCAAGAAGCTCCCTTGATAGTACCTGTACCAGTGTCACAATTAGCTCAAGCTCAAATTCAactaattatacaaatatttcAGCACTTGGCACCTCTGCTCCTGCCAGCACTATGATCTCAGGGGTTGTCGCTGATGCATCAGAACCTGAAGTTGGTGGTGCTCCTAATCGATACCTCGGAATCACTCCTGCTTATTTGTGGCAAACTCAACTTCAGCAACTTCCATTACCTATG GATATGGCAGAATACCAGATGTCACTTGCCCGTGAGATTGACAGTCGACTAGACATTAAGTCTGATAAGTTAATAGATGCTATGGTTACAGGTGACATCG ATTCACCAACCAGTGGTCCAAATTCAACTGCTAGGCTCCCAGAAAG GATAAAGTTGATTATTGAGGAGATTGAGAGAGAAGAAACAGCATGGAGGGAGGATCTATATTCATCTGACAGAAAGTTTGCAGAATATTACAAT GTTTTGGAGCAGATACTAGGTGTGCTAATCAAGCTTGTTAAAGAAATTAAGTTGCAGCATCAACATAAATAT GATGAACTGCACAAAACTTGGCTTTGCAAAAGGTGTGAGACCATGAATGCCAAATTGAG AGTTCTAGAACACGTCCTGTTGTATGACACCTATACTCCAGAAACAATTGGAGCACTTCACAAGATAAG GAAATATCTGGTTGATTCTACAGATGAAGCATCACTTGCGTATAATAAAGCG GTTACACGCCTTCGTGAATATCAAGGCGTTGATCCACACTTCGATTCCATAGCCAGACAATATCATGAGATAGTCAAG aaattggaaaatttgcgTTGGACCATTCACCAAGTGGAGATGGACCTTAACCGAAGCATCTGA